AAccttatatttatgaatattgcTAACATAATCTTGTCTCTTACGACCCTTTCTCAATTGTGTATTTATCATCCTATTTTCTTTTGAGGGCCGTAAATAGTGGTTACACTGATCTACAGtaattttaaacaaattttttatatttgaaacatGTGATTCattgctatttttttcatacagtttgttgaaaaaataataaaaattcctTAAACTATTATCACAACTCTCCTTAAATCTGCTCCTATTTCTATTAACGTACAACtctaagaaaatattatctcTCAAGAATTCTttcctttgtttttttactcCTGCACTTTCGTCCAATTTTGCTCCTAGTTCTGACATTTGTTCCACCAACACTGCCACACCTCTTTCCACTAATTCCTCCTCTCTTTCTTCCAACGATTGGACCACTTCTTCTCCTCCTACTGCTAATTTTcccctcctttttttttttgtccctTTTAATTTGGTTAACTTTTCATAATAGACATAAAGATGCAACAGATCTTGCAAACACACATTTCttggtaaataaaaaattaaattttttgttaattttaaagaTTCTTTTAAGCATGAATATGTAGATATCTTactttctatatattttaaatcaaaattttttttcattttatatgatGGTCCCCCCCATGGAATACTCAAAAAAACAACATCTATTGTATCTTTCCTAAAATGATttactatattaaaaaaatcacATAAAATGTAATCTACATTGttgttataaaatttacaattatGTTGACATTCTTTAATTCTAATTAATTTCACATCAGCTGCAATGGTAAAAACCCCTCTCATGCTATGGCAATTTCCCCCAGCCCCAGAAAAAGGAtccaaatatattaatatggaTTTATCTTTtgctttattatatttattttctctcTCATCTTTAAAGTATTTTTCAATTGTAGGCTGTTTATTGTTATAAATctcattattttcaaaataattttttaaaccaATATCAttttcacaattttttttcatttttttttttttttgaaaatttatttcgttAATTAACAACACGTTATTACCTATATTCTTTGATATATATTCTGGGGTCATTGAATATATCATTTCATTatctaaaataaaacatttatctttttctttttttacttcatttttatttcttacaATATACTCTTTTCTCCTTTCATTGTAATTTATggagtaataataaattgtatcctttttaaataagttGAAGTACTTCAAATTCTGAAATATTATAGgcattttaaatttatatgtattttttaataactcACAACTCTTGATGAAACATAATTCCCTAGCTTTACGATCATCTTTTCTGTATATATCTATTCGTTcctttttatcataattatttattcttttgaCAAAATGTATAAAGTTTGAACGTATTTCCTTATTTACCAGATCATCTTCATCTAAATCTAAAACAGTGTAATATAGTGGATGAACTAAAAAACTGAAATACAAATTCTCGTCATTATTTCTTGCGTCGTTAAAGCGATTGTACTTAATTTTAATCATTTCCCCTATTCTTCGGTTCCTTCGAAATATTgcttttttccttattttcccgctattttttactttatccttttctttatcatccctatttttttctttttttatttttttttaaaaattgagcGATAGCAGTAAAATCATACAAAAGCTTCACAAAAATAATCACTCTAGCTTAATTCTCATAATCGCATTCTTATTAACAAGACTGCACATTAGTGGCTATATAGTCAATaacaaacataaatatattttaatttttaaaatatatacaaatgcatacatatatatataacaaaaatacgtacatatatattcacatgcacacataaatgtatataagaGCCTTTCTTAAACATTACTCTCTCTCTACTTCAGAAgatatttattctatttaaaaaGCTAAACGTttcattttctattttttatattcccaaaaattttaatctttttttcacCAATTCTTCTAAACATACGATTATATGGAATCACACggtagaaatattttttttttaaatgcgTAAGTTTCAGTTGTATTCCATtgtatgaaaattttaaagatatatatgcAATCACCGAccataagtaaaatataaacatatatagaaGCTAAGTGGCTcacactttttaaaataacacttaaaaaaaaaaaaaaaacacttaaaacatgtacatatatgtacatatatatattcacgtTCATGcagatataatttttaagaaaaaagaaataaacacATAACTtccacaaaaaaataaaaaatcaccTCTTGTAGAAATAGAAATAGGAAATGTTACTAGCTAAAATTATATCCTTTAAAAGCTTTTGTTAAtgttaatgatatatatgtgatTCAAAATTATGCTATTGTCAAAATTCGTACAAATAAACATGTTCACGTTTTCATccttttcttaaaataatatttatatttttttcgaaaagttatgtatatttacacCAACTAAATTGTTTGTATATTTCgtttaattatacatatgtataccgTATGCATgcacaataataataatttaggCGAGCAGAAGCTGGAGGGCCTGCttcgtatatataataattatgtatgaTTATACATATTCGAATTATATGAACACTTGacatatttcataaatataacagAAGAATATTTCACAagcttaaaataaaaaaaaaaatatagttgaaaattttttattatgtttttaatcAAACGAATTAGCTATGTAAAAtgtaactaaaaaaaaaaaaaataaaaaataaaaaaaaaatgaatgttgCATAAAGACAAGTAATCTTATAAAGATCCTCCAAAGGAACATTATAACTTTATCGTTTCGTccttttacttctttttacctttttttcctttttgtataAAACTAGACTTTGAAGCAAGTTTAAATTCTCGTATGTCTGGAGCTGAGTTTGTTATTATGCAGTTTCCTAATTCATCTGTCtactcataaaaaaaaaaaaaagaaatatgtaaacaaataatcatgtaaaaataaag
This genomic interval from Plasmodium brasilianum strain Bolivian I chromosome 13, whole genome shotgun sequence contains the following:
- a CDS encoding trimethylguanosine synthase, whose amino-acid sequence is MIKIKYNRFNDARNNDENLYFSFLVHPLYYTVLDLDEDDLVNKEIRSNFIHFVKRINNYDKKERIDIYRKDDRKARELCFIKSCELLKNTYKFKMPIIFQNLKYFNLFKKDTIYYYSINYNERRKEYIVRNKNEVKKEKDKCFILDNEMIYSMTPEYISKNIGNNVLLINEINFQKKKKMKKNCENDIGLKNYFENNEIYNNKQPTIEKYFKDERENKYNKAKDKSILIYLDPFSGAGGNCHSMRGVFTIAADVKLIRIKECQHNCKFYNNNVDYILCDFFNIVNHFRKDTIDVVFLSIPWGGPSYKMKKNFDLKYIESKISTYSCLKESLKLTKNLIFYLPRNVCLQDLLHLYVYYEKLTKLKGTKKKRRGKLAVGGEEVVQSLEEREEELVERGVAVLVEQMSELGAKLDESAGVKKQRKEFLRDNIFLELYVNRNRSRFKESCDNSLRNFYYFFNKLYEKNSNESHVSNIKNLFKITVDQCNHYLRPSKENRMINTQLRKGRKRQDYVSNIHKYKVNFLKSRDVSNDHHNSSIKKKSFIWRWHNTGMVLYLGKIASLLKRKKGICYDQIYYIHNKLAKCGNDKIRQRGINFSLHRLLHNKRKSLLYNISKRIKEGEGVFYGEKLIINKNEKMHNFIINNDNVMSLYYFVNKKSYEIINYIVNLFFKNIKNIIGFQKISFLNNIFIYIENKREKIMTKKLRNNKITKKYETYIYQDIINICTGLEIVVSYFNMIIMKIKKEIIVLFGIYLYDISFLKYFFKYYKVPINLKKVPSRNLKNIHYIIIRILFKFFLYMNIFLNILTNNIKLQEFFNSNFVNIGSLDFLEFSDIKNKEYSYINYSNKKELLIYFNKFIKRIVQLSINIELNGKKFVIEKITKFFFSFLFKVHHFEFLLDGLRDTCSYEDEKKKKFYKLNLCLITINLFTKQFLYNTNVTSFLDYFNSLIYFYFNRIYVLSRRHATYSNVFVFHLNRFLVDHFCLHIL